From Acidianus brierleyi:
GACGCATGATCCATTTTTGCATCGTATAACCCATTAAGTAAATGTATTGATCCTGGACCAGAAGTTCCCATACATGCTGTTAAATTCCCTGTTAGTTTAGATTCTACAGAAGCTGCAAAAGCAGCGCCTTCTTCATGCCTAACTTGTATATATTGTATCTCTTTATTTTTTCTAATAGCGTCCATTAATGGATCTATAGAATCGCCAGGTATACCATAAATTCTCTTTACTCCTGCTTTAACTAATGTATCAACTATTATTTCAGCAACATTTTTTGCCATATCATTCTTACTATATAATGATTAAAAAACGTTTTTATTGAAAAATTTCATTATAAAGAGAAGAGATCTTAGAAAAGATATTTATTTTAATAAAAAAGTCAAAAAGCGATCTAGTTAAATTAAATTTATTCCTAAATAAGAGTTCTTTCCATATAATAGCAGATTAATATTAGAAACTTTTATATATTAATTTGATAATAAGATAAAAGAGAACATGAAAAGTCTAAAAGGAACTAAAACAGAGGAAAACTTCAAAAACGGCTTCATAGGAGAATCTATGGCAAATAGAAGATATCTATATTTTGCTAAAAGAGCTGATGAAGAGGGATATCCAGAAATAGCTGCATTATTAAGGAGCATATCTGAAGGAGAAACTGCTCATGCGTTTGGACATCTAGATTTCATAAGACAAGGAGACTCTGTAGATCCAGCTACAGGTAAACCAATAAAGACAATTGAGGAAATGCTAGAATCAGCAGTAGCAGGCGAAACATACGAATTCACACAAATGTACCCAGGATTTGCTAAAGTAGCAAGGGAAGAAGGTTTTGATGAAGCTGCAGAATGGTTTGAAACATTAGCAAGAGCAGAAAAGAGTCACGCAGAAAAGTTTACTAACGCGTTGA
This genomic window contains:
- a CDS encoding rubrerythrin family protein yields the protein MKSLKGTKTEENFKNGFIGESMANRRYLYFAKRADEEGYPEIAALLRSISEGETAHAFGHLDFIRQGDSVDPATGKPIKTIEEMLESAVAGETYEFTQMYPGFAKVAREEGFDEAAEWFETLARAEKSHAEKFTNALKALKGEK